Proteins from a single region of Syntrophales bacterium:
- the folD gene encoding bifunctional methylenetetrahydrofolate dehydrogenase/methenyltetrahydrofolate cyclohydrolase FolD, translating into MAIIIDGKKIAQDVRNEIKEEVLRLKAKTGTVPGLAVILVGDDPASTIYVRMKENACKEAGFLSREQKLPAETDEKKLLKIIEELNRDDEIHGILVQLPLPGHINSDSIIEAVDPRKDVDGFHPYNIGRLFSGNPFHMACTPLGIIELLDRYNTGIEGKEVVIVGRSNIVGKPLALMLLARHATITMCHTRTKDLPEVTRRAEILIAAAGKAEMITGDMVRDGAVVIDVGINRLESGKLVGDVAFDEVAEKASHITPVPGGVGPMTIAMLLKNTLNAAVHLQV; encoded by the coding sequence ATGGCCATAATAATTGATGGAAAGAAGATAGCACAGGACGTCAGAAATGAGATTAAAGAGGAAGTTCTCAGGCTGAAGGCGAAAACCGGAACCGTTCCGGGGCTTGCCGTCATCCTCGTTGGAGACGATCCCGCCTCAACAATATACGTCAGAATGAAGGAAAATGCCTGTAAGGAAGCTGGATTTTTATCAAGGGAACAGAAACTGCCAGCCGAAACCGATGAAAAAAAACTGCTCAAGATCATCGAAGAGCTAAACCGCGATGATGAGATACATGGTATTCTCGTTCAGCTTCCCCTTCCCGGGCACATAAATTCCGATTCAATCATAGAAGCCGTTGATCCCCGAAAAGATGTTGACGGTTTTCATCCATATAATATCGGACGTCTCTTTTCAGGAAATCCCTTCCACATGGCCTGCACCCCACTGGGTATTATAGAGCTTTTAGACCGCTACAACACCGGGATTGAAGGGAAAGAGGTTGTCATAGTAGGCAGGAGCAATATTGTGGGGAAACCGCTGGCCCTGATGCTTCTTGCACGACACGCCACCATAACCATGTGTCACACACGGACAAAAGACCTCCCAGAGGTCACAAGAAGGGCGGAAATCCTCATCGCTGCCGCAGGAAAGGCCGAAATGATAACGGGAGATATGGTGAGGGACGGAGCCGTCGTTATAGATGTCGGCATAAACAGGCTCGAAAGTGGCAAGCTGGTGGGAGATGTGGCTTTTGATGAAGTGGCTGAAAAAGCATCCCATATAACACCGGTTCCCGGCGGTGTCGGCCCGATGACGATAGCAATGCTTCTCAAGAATACCCTGAATGCAGCAGTTCACCTACAGGTTTAA
- a CDS encoding 2,3-bisphosphoglycerate-independent phosphoglycerate mutase produces the protein MKREIRDMNPELIDKLVVPNDTKIVFLILDGVGGLPLPGGDKTELETADTPNLDRLAKKSICGLLDPIGYGITPGSGPAHFALFGYDPVKNNVGRGILSAAGINFPMTEKDLFMRVNFATIDDSGLVIDRRAGRIDNETNRRLCLKLQEGIKLKSHGVFFETVREHRALIALRGDNLREEIKETDPQKVGMPPLLPEAMVPEAKKTAAVIAELTEKAKDILSDEEKANMILLRGYAKYRRYPGLNERFGLNPLTIANYPMYRGIARLLGMTVNTLTETIEAEFAALRENYEKYDFFFLHIKPTDSRGEDGDFDAKVKVIEEVDSLLPVITELRPDVLVVTGDHSTPALLASHSWHPVPVLLSSDTCRPDGVERFGERECIQGGLGRIPMVYLMGIALAHAQRLTKFGA, from the coding sequence TTGAAAAGAGAGATACGAGACATGAATCCGGAATTGATTGATAAGCTTGTAGTGCCGAATGATACAAAGATTGTGTTTTTAATCCTCGATGGTGTAGGGGGTCTCCCCCTGCCAGGGGGTGATAAAACAGAGCTGGAAACGGCCGACACCCCGAATCTTGACCGTTTGGCTAAAAAATCGATCTGCGGTCTCCTCGACCCGATCGGATACGGGATAACACCGGGGAGCGGTCCCGCTCATTTTGCACTCTTCGGCTACGACCCCGTGAAGAACAATGTGGGAAGGGGAATATTGTCCGCAGCGGGGATTAACTTTCCCATGACGGAAAAAGACCTTTTTATGAGGGTTAATTTTGCAACTATAGATGACAGCGGCTTGGTGATTGACAGGAGGGCGGGTCGCATCGACAATGAAACCAACAGAAGACTCTGCCTTAAGTTGCAGGAAGGTATAAAACTGAAATCGCATGGTGTTTTCTTTGAAACGGTAAGAGAACACCGCGCACTGATCGCCCTTAGAGGGGATAACTTGCGGGAAGAAATAAAAGAAACAGACCCACAGAAAGTTGGAATGCCCCCGCTTTTGCCCGAGGCCATGGTACCGGAGGCGAAAAAGACAGCGGCGGTTATAGCTGAATTGACAGAAAAAGCTAAAGATATCCTCTCCGATGAGGAGAAAGCAAATATGATACTGCTGAGAGGATATGCCAAATACCGCAGGTACCCCGGCCTCAATGAGAGATTTGGGCTCAATCCACTTACGATTGCTAACTATCCCATGTACAGAGGAATTGCACGGCTTTTAGGGATGACTGTCAACACGCTGACGGAGACGATAGAAGCTGAATTTGCTGCCCTGCGTGAAAATTACGAAAAATATGATTTCTTCTTCCTTCACATCAAACCGACGGATTCAAGGGGTGAAGATGGAGACTTCGATGCAAAGGTAAAAGTTATCGAGGAGGTTGATTCCCTTCTTCCTGTGATAACTGAGCTTCGTCCCGATGTCCTGGTTGTGACCGGAGACCACTCAACACCGGCGCTCCTTGCTTCACATAGCTGGCACCCTGTGCCTGTGCTTCTTTCATCGGATACTTGCAGGCCGGATGGGGTGGAACGATTTGGTGAGAGG